From the Leptospira biflexa serovar Patoc strain 'Patoc 1 (Paris)' genome, one window contains:
- a CDS encoding 16S rRNA (uracil(1498)-N(3))-methyltransferase encodes MTEPGLILFRKPFFKKESIQLTKEELNHLRALRLQSENNIIQIRDGEGGLYNYLYTPNSKDLVFQNEEFVPRKTNRKKIAIALPKGNRLDFFLQKVTEIGLDEVIFLVFRHSIRKEFNLERAEKIVKEAAAQSKQTEILNLSIEPAKDWMETHKESLVVFHPFGKDIFQIQSLAGKIPVIGPEGGYHADEEEWMEKNQIPKLTLPGGVLRTETCGIVAASFLVYGT; translated from the coding sequence TTGACGGAACCAGGTCTGATACTTTTCCGAAAACCTTTTTTTAAAAAAGAGTCCATTCAACTCACCAAAGAAGAGTTAAACCACCTAAGGGCTCTTCGCTTACAATCCGAAAACAATATCATACAAATTCGAGATGGGGAAGGTGGTCTATATAATTACCTATACACTCCCAATTCTAAAGATCTTGTCTTCCAAAATGAAGAGTTTGTTCCAAGAAAAACAAACCGAAAAAAGATTGCGATCGCATTACCCAAAGGGAATCGTCTCGACTTTTTTTTACAAAAAGTAACAGAGATTGGTTTAGATGAAGTGATCTTTTTGGTGTTTCGCCATTCCATTCGTAAGGAATTTAATTTGGAACGAGCGGAAAAAATCGTAAAGGAAGCAGCAGCCCAATCCAAACAAACGGAAATTTTAAATCTATCGATAGAACCAGCCAAAGATTGGATGGAAACACATAAAGAAAGTTTGGTGGTGTTCCATCCTTTTGGAAAGGACATATTTCAAATCCAAAGTTTAGCCGGGAAAATTCCGGTGATTGGACCAGAAGGTGGTTACCATGCAGACGAAGAGGAATGGATGGAAAAAAATCAAATCCCAAAACTCACACTGCCGGGTGGGGTGCTTCGGACAGAAACCTGCGGCATCGTCGCCGCGAGTTTTTTGGTGTACGGAACTTAA
- the tmk gene encoding dTMP kinase, translating to MPFKSQFFVFEGIDGSGKTTVSKKVSEILSTKSISNLWHREPTDSIHGQKIREFLQGKIKLTPDEQLKLFLLDREFSVNETILPTLKSDTCLVQDRYYFSTAAYQGRDEEHAADILYMNEDKGFPEPNRVYFLDLSPEEALERRNTRGGNKEAFDDEKEQTRIYQNYLAILPESTIFVDATADLEEVVNFCVEDILLSLSLKT from the coding sequence ATGCCATTCAAGTCGCAATTTTTTGTCTTCGAAGGGATCGATGGTTCAGGGAAAACGACAGTCTCGAAGAAAGTTTCCGAAATCCTTAGTACAAAATCCATCTCAAACCTATGGCACAGAGAGCCAACGGACAGCATTCATGGCCAAAAAATCCGTGAATTCCTCCAAGGGAAAATCAAACTCACGCCAGATGAACAATTAAAACTTTTTTTACTCGATCGGGAATTCTCCGTGAATGAGACCATCTTACCAACGTTAAAGAGTGATACTTGTTTGGTTCAGGACAGATACTATTTTTCGACTGCTGCCTACCAAGGAAGAGACGAAGAACATGCGGCGGACATTTTGTACATGAATGAAGACAAGGGTTTTCCGGAACCAAACCGTGTTTACTTTTTAGACCTTTCGCCAGAGGAAGCATTGGAACGAAGGAATACTCGCGGTGGGAACAAAGAAGCATTTGATGATGAGAAGGAACAAACCCGAATCTATCAAAATTATTTGGCAATCCTACCGGAATCGACGATTTTTGTGGATGCCACTGCCGATTTAGAGGAAGTAGTCAATTTTTGTGTGGAAGATATTTTACTCTCCCTTTCTTTGAAAACTTAA
- a CDS encoding DUF1577 domain-containing protein, with product METVERNKRSLDVFSDTEKKLHVLTKFLLNQELNLKDDIHSGESCYLKKVSQDGNKILVSVRPTITLSVGQKITLYKILGRYLHLECTVEQEKGESQYVLQLNKIAIAKKDRESSRIPVPPGSAWITNVVSSKAKIETDMFHVPTAVKVNFQDFETKLKNSVDFIKISTFNSREDNEVIRQIKKTKKGLLLEDVNNKECYVTSPNEDFLVFADEIEEDIAKEINNRRNLKIKSELILPILYLNDEEESIPIGYIHMQSKSENFDLLKAMEMKTLCFEMVDRIRHSNMIKSDGKFPVIDISEGGLKVIVDHPDLIQSLPKLKGFQFDIFFKMQSPLTAFGQIKTITKNEEGHLTVGLAIAGHSSRSGEKKRFLENVEFFRKQLQKN from the coding sequence ATGGAAACAGTAGAAAGAAACAAACGTTCCTTGGATGTTTTTTCCGACACGGAAAAAAAACTGCATGTTTTGACCAAATTTTTATTAAACCAGGAATTGAACCTGAAGGATGATATCCATTCAGGAGAAAGTTGTTATCTCAAAAAAGTTTCCCAAGACGGAAACAAAATTTTAGTCAGTGTGAGACCCACCATCACACTTTCGGTCGGCCAAAAAATCACTCTCTACAAAATCCTTGGTCGTTACCTCCACCTGGAATGCACTGTGGAACAAGAAAAGGGCGAATCACAATACGTCTTACAATTGAATAAAATTGCCATTGCCAAAAAAGACAGGGAAAGTTCGAGAATCCCAGTCCCTCCCGGTTCTGCCTGGATCACCAATGTGGTTTCAAGCAAAGCAAAAATTGAAACGGATATGTTCCATGTCCCTACTGCAGTGAAAGTTAACTTCCAAGATTTTGAAACCAAATTGAAAAACTCAGTGGATTTTATTAAAATTTCCACCTTCAATTCCCGCGAAGACAATGAAGTGATCCGCCAAATTAAAAAAACCAAAAAAGGATTACTTTTGGAGGATGTGAACAACAAAGAATGTTATGTAACATCACCTAACGAGGACTTTTTGGTCTTTGCAGATGAAATTGAAGAAGACATTGCAAAGGAAATCAATAACCGAAGAAATCTCAAAATCAAATCGGAACTCATCCTCCCTATTTTGTATTTAAATGATGAGGAAGAATCGATTCCCATCGGTTACATCCACATGCAAAGTAAATCCGAAAATTTTGATCTCTTGAAAGCCATGGAGATGAAAACATTATGTTTTGAAATGGTGGACCGAATCCGCCACTCCAATATGATTAAGTCGGATGGAAAATTTCCGGTGATCGATATTTCGGAAGGTGGACTCAAAGTCATCGTGGACCACCCCGATCTCATCCAAAGCCTACCCAAACTCAAAGGTTTTCAGTTTGATATCTTTTTTAAGATGCAGTCACCCTTAACTGCGTTTGGACAAATCAAAACCATAACCAAAAATGAAGAAGGCCACCTAACAGTAGGTCTAGCGATTGCGGGCCACTCTTCCCGTTCTGGTGAGAAAAAAAGATTTCTCGAAAACGTAGAATTCTTTCGAAAACAGCTTCAAAAAAATTAA
- the guaB gene encoding IMP dehydrogenase, with protein MSNHPLPGTELLDGVSGQELFSVNMGLTYRDFLVLPGYIDFNPSDVELETKLSKNISLKRPLMSSPMDTVTESEMAIAQALMGGIGIIHYNNTIEEQVDLVRKVKRFENGFIKDPILLSPEHTVADLDAVKEKYGFSGIPITENGTANSKLVGIVTNRDVDFEKDRNIKLGKVMTTELITANVGISLLEANDILRTSKKGKLPIVDKQGKLVALICRSDLKKNKEFPQSSKDDQKRLRVGAALSTLPESRDRMAALAGVGVDAIIIDSAQGNSSYQIEMIQWIKSNFPNIDVIGGNVVTKAQAANLIGAGADGLRIGMGPGSICITQDTMAVGRAQATAVFKTAEYAQAHGVPVIADGGISNIGDIANALAIGASMCMMGSMFAGTKEAPGEYFYENGIRLKKYRGMASLEAMSKGGDKRYFSESQKIKVAQGVSGYVVDKGSVLNLIPYLVQGLRQSFQDMGYRNIPDLHKALREGKLRFERRTESAQAQGSVHGLYSYTKPSMRAE; from the coding sequence ATGTCAAATCACCCCCTACCAGGAACTGAGCTTCTCGACGGAGTCAGTGGACAAGAGCTCTTCTCGGTCAACATGGGACTCACGTATCGAGATTTTTTAGTACTACCTGGCTATATAGACTTCAATCCAAGCGATGTGGAACTAGAAACAAAACTTTCCAAAAATATTTCACTCAAAAGACCACTCATGAGTTCTCCCATGGACACTGTGACTGAGTCTGAAATGGCGATTGCACAGGCGCTTATGGGTGGAATTGGAATCATACATTATAATAATACGATAGAGGAACAAGTGGATCTCGTTCGTAAGGTGAAACGATTCGAAAACGGATTCATCAAAGATCCTATCTTACTTTCTCCAGAACATACGGTTGCTGATTTAGATGCAGTCAAAGAAAAATATGGATTCAGTGGGATTCCCATTACCGAAAACGGAACCGCTAATTCCAAGTTAGTTGGGATAGTTACAAACCGTGATGTGGACTTTGAAAAAGACAGAAATATCAAACTCGGTAAGGTGATGACGACAGAACTTATTACTGCCAATGTGGGGATCAGTTTACTCGAAGCGAATGATATCCTTCGCACAAGTAAAAAAGGTAAACTCCCCATCGTAGACAAACAAGGAAAACTTGTGGCACTCATTTGCCGTAGTGACCTGAAAAAAAATAAAGAATTCCCTCAATCATCCAAAGATGACCAAAAAAGATTACGTGTTGGTGCAGCCCTTTCCACCTTACCTGAGTCACGCGATCGTATGGCAGCTCTTGCAGGAGTCGGCGTTGATGCCATCATCATCGATTCTGCCCAAGGGAATTCCAGTTACCAAATTGAAATGATCCAATGGATCAAATCCAATTTTCCTAATATTGATGTGATTGGGGGAAATGTTGTCACTAAAGCACAAGCTGCCAATCTCATAGGGGCCGGTGCCGATGGCCTTCGCATTGGAATGGGACCTGGTTCCATTTGTATCACCCAAGATACGATGGCTGTGGGACGAGCGCAAGCCACAGCTGTTTTTAAAACAGCGGAGTATGCACAAGCGCATGGAGTGCCAGTGATTGCTGATGGAGGTATCTCCAATATCGGGGACATTGCTAACGCACTCGCCATTGGAGCTTCGATGTGTATGATGGGTTCCATGTTTGCTGGAACAAAAGAAGCACCAGGTGAGTATTTTTATGAAAATGGAATTCGTCTAAAGAAGTATAGAGGAATGGCAAGTTTAGAAGCGATGAGCAAAGGTGGAGACAAACGGTACTTCTCTGAATCACAAAAGATCAAAGTGGCACAAGGTGTCTCTGGTTATGTGGTTGATAAAGGATCTGTTCTGAACCTCATTCCTTATCTCGTGCAAGGACTCAGACAAAGTTTCCAAGATATGGGATACCGTAATATCCCAGATTTACACAAAGCGTTACGAGAAGGGAAACTTCGGTTTGAACGTAGGACAGAGTCAGCACAAGCGCAAGGGAGTGTTCACGGATTGTATTCCTATACCAAACCTTCTATGAGGGCAGAATAA
- a CDS encoding B12-binding domain-containing radical SAM protein, with protein sequence MAKIQFLQLPVPPPSYFAATGNVPLAAASLASCLESKQDPILGISPIVIPPEDTDSLGDLDLIDRICKEGPDFLGLSLYLWNTERSLYIAKEVKKRNPDIQILIGGPEVNEDNPYVLGETGFDIAVSGEAEHSFRSLMKGLLNKESLENFENVAHRKSDGTLSPFGVSVPANFPLTDFPSPYTTGHLQVNPKRSTYLETVRGCKSQCTYCFYPKSSQSLRTLDIKETIHLISNLKGKGAKELVFLDPTFNHRPGFESFLDAIAEVNADGQMTMFAELRSEGVTPKLATKLRKAGFNRIELGLQSVNEETLKRVKRYGSPHKVAEVAKMLAGEGIDLLLDLIIGLPGDTPDDVERGIHFFLEHGLGEWVQAFPLSVLPGTSMRKDAKKEGLIFMPTPPYRILETPTFSQEALRDSVYFAEDLLERRLDEFPRPFLCEWNPKVSDRFDWYPENSTEKRKLASFQSMERGTRHQSIWFHPETLSKNLAQILNSMGEKIEKEPFCTIDFVIELVEVPNTKDIQSIETFLDSKRKSYLSRTLAYRGENLQHRLVFVIPREMEPLRNWRNSLDGSESFLVYETIPAESIQSLDPEESHFYLVEGERITPKDWAHLKDTMDPETINFVSRKWEERWSIEVLGYGEI encoded by the coding sequence ATGGCAAAAATCCAGTTTTTGCAATTACCCGTGCCACCCCCAAGTTATTTTGCGGCCACTGGCAATGTTCCCCTAGCAGCTGCTAGTTTAGCAAGTTGTTTAGAATCCAAGCAAGATCCTATCCTTGGGATTTCACCGATTGTCATTCCACCGGAAGATACTGATTCCCTTGGGGATTTAGATTTAATCGATCGGATTTGTAAAGAAGGTCCCGATTTTTTGGGTTTGTCTTTGTACTTATGGAATACGGAACGAAGTTTATACATCGCAAAAGAAGTCAAAAAAAGAAATCCAGACATTCAAATCCTCATTGGAGGACCCGAGGTCAATGAAGACAATCCCTATGTTTTAGGCGAAACTGGTTTTGATATCGCCGTTTCTGGGGAAGCGGAACATAGCTTTCGAAGTCTCATGAAGGGATTATTAAACAAGGAATCGCTTGAAAATTTTGAAAATGTAGCTCACCGAAAATCAGATGGGACTTTGAGTCCATTTGGAGTCTCCGTCCCTGCTAACTTTCCTTTGACGGATTTCCCGTCGCCTTATACAACAGGGCACTTACAAGTGAATCCAAAACGTTCTACCTATTTGGAAACTGTGAGAGGTTGTAAGTCACAGTGTACGTATTGTTTTTATCCAAAATCATCACAAAGTTTACGAACATTGGATATCAAAGAAACCATCCATTTGATTTCCAACTTAAAAGGAAAAGGGGCAAAGGAACTTGTATTTTTAGACCCAACCTTTAACCATCGCCCTGGTTTTGAATCCTTTTTAGATGCCATTGCAGAAGTGAATGCTGATGGCCAAATGACGATGTTTGCAGAACTTCGGTCAGAAGGTGTCACTCCTAAACTTGCCACCAAACTTCGAAAAGCTGGATTCAATCGGATCGAACTTGGACTACAATCGGTCAATGAAGAAACATTAAAACGTGTCAAACGTTATGGCAGTCCCCATAAGGTGGCAGAAGTAGCAAAGATGCTTGCGGGTGAAGGGATTGATTTACTCCTTGATCTCATCATTGGACTTCCTGGGGACACACCGGATGATGTCGAACGAGGGATTCATTTTTTCTTAGAACATGGGCTTGGGGAATGGGTGCAGGCCTTTCCCCTTTCTGTACTACCTGGCACGAGTATGCGTAAAGATGCTAAAAAAGAAGGCCTGATTTTTATGCCAACGCCACCGTACCGTATTTTAGAAACTCCAACCTTTAGCCAAGAGGCCTTACGTGATTCGGTGTACTTTGCTGAGGACCTCCTTGAACGCAGGTTAGACGAATTTCCGAGACCATTTTTATGTGAATGGAATCCGAAGGTTTCAGACCGGTTTGATTGGTATCCAGAGAATTCGACTGAAAAGAGAAAACTGGCATCCTTTCAATCGATGGAACGCGGGACAAGGCACCAAAGTATTTGGTTCCATCCAGAAACTCTTTCAAAAAACTTGGCTCAAATCCTAAACTCCATGGGAGAAAAAATTGAAAAGGAACCTTTTTGTACCATTGATTTTGTGATCGAACTAGTTGAAGTTCCAAATACAAAGGACATCCAATCGATCGAAACCTTTCTTGATTCCAAACGGAAATCCTATCTTTCCCGAACACTTGCCTATCGGGGGGAAAACTTACAACACCGTTTGGTATTTGTGATTCCAAGAGAAATGGAACCACTCAGGAATTGGCGTAACTCTTTGGATGGCAGTGAATCATTTCTTGTATACGAAACCATACCAGCTGAAAGCATCCAATCCTTAGACCCAGAAGAATCCCATTTTTATCTGGTAGAAGGGGAGAGGATCACACCAAAGGACTGGGCGCATTTGAAAGATACGATGGATCCCGAGACCATTAACTTTGTGTCCCGAAAATGGGAAGAACGATGGTCGATCGAAGTATTAGGATACGGGGAAATTTAA
- a CDS encoding EAL domain-containing protein, with amino-acid sequence MQIESESHKLVREWKEWLSHGEIIPVFQPILSSESTGIYGYELLGRLSTPQGLLSLGEFFLTHTLGYDELFFLKKQVDEEIRFSALQKFAKEAPPETKLFLNISPNILYHALLNLETTLPQTIRMVREVGLDPTRIVIEITEERFPHNLELLKPVLNLYRKEGFSIAVDDAGSEASNLDRIGLFHPEIIKVDLQMLRRSTFSRNFKEILLNLSKLGESLGSSLLFEGIESEDELYNALNYGARYIQGYYFAKPELHFANRFEYRSEMQSSLEYFHARKQKEMNLQIEWETIWKNKLSEIVMGFGQEDGIWEWKENFSTTVFGDGDFFRMYITNHMGFQVSPNYARTDLGDMKPDYSFLGKNWSFRPYFFEHLHKSKTSRDAWTLSQMYHDISESMMLRTFARNLSENLILFIDVVVSRS; translated from the coding sequence ATGCAAATAGAAAGCGAAAGTCACAAACTAGTTCGAGAATGGAAAGAGTGGCTTTCCCATGGGGAAATTATCCCCGTGTTCCAACCCATTTTATCATCCGAATCCACTGGTATTTACGGGTATGAACTTCTTGGTCGTTTGTCCACACCACAAGGCCTACTCAGTTTAGGAGAATTTTTTTTAACTCATACCTTAGGTTATGATGAATTATTTTTTTTGAAAAAACAAGTCGATGAGGAAATCCGATTTTCCGCCTTACAAAAGTTTGCAAAAGAAGCTCCTCCTGAAACAAAATTATTCCTGAATATTTCTCCGAACATTTTATACCATGCCTTGCTGAATTTAGAAACTACCTTACCACAAACCATACGGATGGTAAGAGAGGTGGGACTTGACCCCACTCGGATCGTCATTGAAATCACAGAAGAACGATTCCCTCATAATTTAGAATTATTAAAACCGGTTTTGAATTTATATCGAAAAGAAGGATTCTCCATTGCTGTGGATGACGCAGGCTCTGAGGCAAGTAACCTGGATCGCATCGGGTTATTCCATCCCGAGATCATCAAAGTGGATTTACAGATGTTACGTAGATCCACATTCTCTCGAAATTTCAAAGAGATATTACTCAATTTATCAAAGTTAGGTGAGTCTCTTGGGAGTAGTTTGTTATTTGAAGGTATTGAATCAGAGGATGAACTCTATAATGCCTTAAATTACGGAGCTCGTTACATCCAAGGGTATTATTTCGCCAAACCAGAACTACATTTTGCCAATCGATTTGAATACAGGTCAGAGATGCAGTCTTCCTTGGAATACTTTCATGCAAGGAAACAAAAAGAAATGAACCTTCAGATTGAATGGGAAACCATTTGGAAAAATAAACTATCTGAAATTGTGATGGGATTTGGACAAGAGGATGGGATTTGGGAATGGAAAGAAAACTTCTCCACCACTGTGTTTGGTGATGGTGATTTTTTTCGGATGTACATCACAAACCATATGGGTTTCCAGGTCTCTCCCAATTATGCACGAACCGATTTAGGGGATATGAAACCTGATTATTCCTTTTTGGGAAAAAACTGGTCTTTTCGGCCTTATTTTTTTGAACACCTTCATAAATCAAAAACGAGCCGGGACGCATGGACCCTCTCTCAGATGTACCATGATATTTCAGAGAGTATGATGTTGCGTACATTTGCGAGAAACCTTTCCGAAAATTTGATATTATTTATCGATGTGGTCGTGTCTCGTAGCTGA
- a CDS encoding outer membrane lipoprotein-sorting protein produces the protein MRKLWILFLFISFVSLEAQTPEASLSAQELLARLDREMDFGKGLVKGTYVLIRRNGTSETWKINRFFNGEDALLLFDRKGRGLESKLLTKDEGENVFFFNVLSAKLFRKTDDEKYESLMGTGFFYVDLSGYSYQANYNPLVNGDLEIGGEMYYRVSLKPILPYFYKKLVLLVGKKDLKPYRVDFHDRDGILFKTLNLKYGPVKIKDATGKVEEVQKASRLEMLDLNTGSITVWEIQEVDKTVNPDTSLFNVDNLSR, from the coding sequence ATGCGAAAACTTTGGATTTTATTTTTATTCATTTCGTTTGTGTCGTTAGAGGCACAAACGCCTGAAGCAAGTTTGTCGGCACAAGAACTTCTAGCAAGGCTTGACCGAGAGATGGATTTTGGCAAAGGCCTTGTGAAAGGAACCTATGTCCTCATTCGAAGGAATGGAACGTCTGAAACTTGGAAAATCAATCGGTTTTTTAATGGGGAAGATGCACTTCTACTTTTTGACAGAAAGGGACGAGGGCTTGAATCGAAACTTCTCACAAAGGATGAAGGGGAAAATGTATTTTTCTTCAATGTCTTAAGTGCCAAACTCTTTCGCAAAACGGATGATGAGAAATACGAATCCCTAATGGGCACTGGATTTTTTTATGTGGATTTGTCTGGTTATTCGTATCAGGCAAATTACAATCCACTTGTGAATGGAGATTTGGAAATTGGTGGAGAGATGTACTATCGTGTTTCGCTCAAACCCATCCTACCTTACTTCTATAAAAAACTTGTTTTACTTGTCGGGAAAAAAGACTTAAAACCCTATCGTGTGGACTTTCATGACCGCGATGGAATTTTATTCAAAACATTAAACCTAAAGTATGGGCCAGTCAAAATCAAGGATGCAACTGGAAAAGTGGAAGAAGTCCAAAAGGCATCCCGTTTGGAAATGTTAGATTTGAATACTGGTAGCATTACGGTTTGGGAAATCCAAGAAGTGGACAAAACAGTGAACCCAGACACATCTTTGTTTAACGTGGACAACTTAAGCAGATAA
- a CDS encoding LIC10775 family protein — protein MMERENRSLTGYQKKENSFRWSMRLGIGFVTLYLFFCIQNGSLLGQNKTDVIVDPLLQKPWIPDAEEEEFRSYHRFLSEFKNKQTSVKKKDRFGRNYLMSPSGKISFLIDDEYYKEFPIQMEADIASKELVALYDVRKEKDVVFLGKGIHLCYRLKKEKEPGFFPEWLKSSNELTNRAANEWSDQTIPLDLVSDPYGCYVDEISPMDFLYLESESFRYRIKIPTSLRYEGLFGNRLGLYGENRDTIYRLVRFVQFLSNYLPEGQTEWDEALKLQTSGKKKKTLPKIILSIGSSFDKVRPLRNTKNYFVFWDSVRSLTKSQMKQLQFKRLEVNNEYVSEWVEVDDIGNPIPMEMKEYYLYNAPRGYFLSLSYPKREKPIAERYWNTVRKSFTVKD, from the coding sequence GTGATGGAGCGAGAGAACCGTTCTCTCACCGGTTACCAAAAGAAAGAGAATTCTTTCCGTTGGTCTATGCGTTTGGGAATTGGGTTTGTTACGCTTTATTTGTTCTTTTGTATCCAAAATGGTTCTCTGTTAGGACAAAACAAAACGGATGTCATCGTTGACCCACTCTTACAAAAACCTTGGATCCCGGATGCGGAAGAAGAGGAATTCAGAAGTTACCATCGGTTTTTATCTGAGTTCAAAAACAAACAAACTTCTGTGAAAAAAAAAGATCGGTTTGGACGGAACTACCTCATGTCCCCGTCGGGAAAAATTTCGTTTTTAATCGATGATGAATACTACAAAGAATTTCCCATTCAAATGGAAGCAGACATTGCCTCAAAGGAGTTAGTGGCATTGTATGATGTTCGCAAAGAAAAGGATGTTGTTTTCCTTGGAAAGGGAATCCACCTTTGTTACCGACTCAAAAAAGAAAAAGAACCGGGGTTTTTTCCAGAATGGTTAAAAAGTTCAAACGAACTCACAAATAGAGCTGCCAATGAATGGTCTGACCAAACAATTCCCTTGGATTTGGTGAGTGATCCTTATGGCTGTTATGTGGATGAAATTTCTCCTATGGACTTTTTGTATTTGGAATCTGAATCCTTCCGGTATCGTATAAAAATTCCAACTTCCCTAAGGTATGAAGGACTTTTTGGAAATAGACTTGGATTGTATGGAGAAAACCGAGATACCATCTACAGGCTTGTACGGTTTGTTCAGTTTTTGTCCAATTACCTTCCCGAAGGGCAAACAGAGTGGGATGAAGCTCTCAAACTCCAAACATCTGGAAAAAAAAAGAAAACATTACCCAAAATCATTTTGTCAATTGGTTCTAGTTTTGATAAAGTAAGACCACTGCGTAATACCAAAAATTATTTTGTGTTTTGGGATTCGGTTCGATCCTTAACCAAAAGTCAAATGAAACAGCTCCAATTCAAACGATTAGAGGTTAATAATGAGTATGTGAGTGAATGGGTGGAAGTAGATGATATTGGAAATCCCATTCCCATGGAGATGAAAGAGTATTATCTGTACAATGCACCTAGGGGTTACTTTTTATCACTTTCGTATCCCAAACGAGAAAAACCAATTGCTGAAAGGTATTGGAATACGGTTCGGAAAAGTTTTACTGTGAAGGATTGA